One genomic window of Pseudomonas aeruginosa includes the following:
- the ribA gene encoding GTP cyclohydrolase II, whose amino-acid sequence MSVVFVAASKLPTPFGEFTMHGFLDEESGKEHVALSMGDIADGAPVLGRLHSECLTGDALFSLRCDCGFQLEGALAAIAEEGRGVLLYLRQEGRGIGLLNKIRAYELQDGGADTVEANLQLGFGADQRDYAMCQPMLAHLGVSSLRLMTNNPRKVKALESYAITVAERVPLQKGLNKHNRRYLATKAGKLGHMLGSLHQGEAETT is encoded by the coding sequence GTGTCCGTCGTGTTCGTCGCCGCCTCCAAACTGCCGACTCCCTTCGGCGAATTCACCATGCATGGTTTCCTCGACGAGGAGAGCGGCAAGGAACATGTAGCCCTGAGCATGGGCGACATCGCCGATGGCGCGCCGGTGCTTGGTCGCCTGCATTCCGAATGCCTGACCGGCGACGCGCTGTTCAGCCTGCGCTGCGATTGCGGTTTCCAGCTGGAAGGCGCGCTTGCCGCCATCGCCGAGGAGGGCCGCGGCGTGCTCCTCTACCTGCGCCAGGAAGGTCGCGGCATCGGCCTGCTGAACAAGATCCGTGCCTATGAATTGCAGGATGGCGGTGCCGACACCGTCGAGGCGAACCTGCAACTGGGTTTTGGCGCCGACCAGCGCGACTACGCCATGTGCCAGCCGATGCTCGCGCACCTGGGCGTCTCCTCCCTGCGCCTGATGACCAACAATCCGCGCAAGGTCAAGGCGCTGGAAAGCTACGCCATCACCGTGGCGGAGCGCGTGCCGCTGCAAAAGGGCCTGAACAAGCACAACAGGCGCTACCTGGCGACCAAGGCCGGCAAGCTCGGGCACATGCTCGGCAGCCTGCACCAGGGCGAGGCGGAAACCACGTGA
- a CDS encoding cobalamin-binding protein, with amino-acid sequence MRSFWLLACLLLSLSAGAAQRVVSLAPSLTDSVLELGAARRLVGVLDGGERPAAIGDLPSVGRYGQVNLERLLELQPDLILVWPGSVPEAQLQRLRDFGIALFIAEPHSLDELALQLAALGEALGEAEAGQRLSTRFREGMRRLAERYRRDKPLKVFYQVWDRPLYTIGGRQVISDALRVCGAENLFGDLPQPAPQVSVEAVLARDPAVIVAGSHAQLELWRQWPALAATRRGQLYRIEDKNLERPSFAMLAATEKLCRSLAGAR; translated from the coding sequence ATGCGCTCGTTCTGGCTGCTCGCCTGCCTGCTCCTCAGCCTTTCCGCCGGGGCGGCGCAGCGGGTGGTCAGCCTGGCGCCTTCGCTGACCGACAGCGTCCTCGAACTCGGCGCCGCGCGCCGCCTGGTCGGCGTGCTGGATGGTGGCGAGCGTCCGGCGGCGATTGGCGACCTGCCTTCCGTCGGCCGCTACGGCCAGGTCAATCTCGAACGCCTGCTGGAACTGCAGCCCGATCTGATCCTGGTCTGGCCCGGCAGCGTGCCCGAGGCGCAGTTGCAGCGTCTGCGGGACTTCGGCATCGCCCTCTTCATCGCCGAACCGCACAGCCTCGACGAACTGGCCCTGCAACTGGCTGCGCTGGGCGAGGCATTGGGCGAGGCCGAGGCCGGCCAGCGGCTGTCGACCAGGTTCCGCGAAGGCATGCGGCGCCTGGCCGAGCGCTACCGGCGGGACAAGCCGCTGAAGGTGTTCTACCAGGTCTGGGACCGGCCGCTGTACACCATTGGCGGACGCCAGGTGATCAGCGATGCGCTGCGCGTCTGCGGTGCCGAGAACCTGTTCGGCGACCTGCCGCAGCCGGCGCCGCAGGTCAGCGTCGAGGCGGTTCTGGCGCGCGATCCGGCGGTCATCGTCGCCGGCAGTCACGCCCAGCTCGAACTCTGGCGGCAATGGCCGGCGCTGGCGGCGACGCGGCGCGGACAGCTGTACCGGATCGAAGACAAGAACCTTGAGCGGCCGAGCTTCGCCATGCTGGCGGCGACCGAGAAACTCTGCCGCTCGCTCGCCGGGGCGCGCTGA
- the dxs gene encoding 1-deoxy-D-xylulose-5-phosphate synthase — MPKTLHEIPRERPATPLLDRASSPAELRRLGEADLETLADELRQYLLYTVGQTGGHFGAGLGVVELTIALHYVFDTPDDRLVWDVGHQAYPHKILTERRELMGTLRQKNGLAAFPRRAESEYDTFGVGHSSTSISAALGMAIAARLQGKERKSVAVIGDGALTAGMAFEALNHASEVDADMLVILNDNDMSISHNVGGLSNYLAKILSSRTYSSMREGSKKVLSRLPGAWEIARRTEEYAKGMLVPGTLFEELGWNYIGPIDGHDLPTLVATLRNMRDMKGPQFLHVVTKKGKGFAPAELDPIGYHAITKLEAPGSAPKKTGGPKYSSVFGQWLCDMAAQDARLLGITPAMKEGSDLVAFSERYPERYFDVAIAEQHAVTLAAGMACEGMKPVVAIYSTFLQRAYDQLIHDVAVQHLDVLFAIDRAGLVGEDGPTHAGSFDISYLRCIPGMLVMTPSDEDELRKLLTTGYLFDGPAAVRYPRGSGPNHPIDPDLQPVEIGKGVVRRRGGRVALLVFGVQLAEAMKVAESLDATVVDMRFVKPLDEALVRELAGSHELLVTIEENAVMGGAGSAVGEFLASEGLEVPLLQLGLPDYYVEHAKPSEMLAECGLDAAGIEKAVRQRLDRQ; from the coding sequence ATGCCCAAGACGCTCCATGAGATTCCCCGCGAGCGCCCCGCCACGCCCCTGCTCGACCGCGCCTCTTCGCCGGCCGAACTGCGCCGGCTGGGCGAGGCGGACCTGGAAACCCTGGCCGACGAGCTGCGCCAGTACCTGCTGTATACCGTCGGCCAGACCGGCGGTCATTTCGGCGCCGGCCTCGGCGTGGTCGAGCTGACCATCGCCCTGCATTACGTCTTCGACACTCCGGACGACCGCCTGGTCTGGGACGTCGGCCACCAGGCCTATCCGCACAAGATCCTCACCGAACGCCGCGAGCTGATGGGCACCCTGCGCCAGAAGAACGGCCTGGCGGCCTTCCCGCGCCGCGCAGAGAGCGAGTACGACACCTTCGGCGTCGGCCACTCCAGCACCTCCATCAGCGCCGCCCTGGGCATGGCCATCGCCGCCCGCCTGCAAGGCAAGGAGCGTAAGTCGGTGGCCGTGATCGGCGACGGTGCGCTGACCGCCGGCATGGCCTTCGAGGCACTCAACCACGCCTCGGAAGTCGACGCCGACATGCTGGTGATCCTCAACGACAACGACATGTCGATCTCGCACAACGTCGGCGGGCTCTCCAACTACCTGGCGAAGATCCTCTCCAGCCGCACCTATAGCAGCATGCGCGAGGGCAGCAAGAAGGTGCTCTCGCGCCTGCCCGGGGCCTGGGAGATCGCCCGGCGCACCGAGGAATACGCCAAGGGCATGCTGGTCCCCGGCACCCTGTTCGAGGAGCTCGGCTGGAACTACATAGGCCCGATCGACGGCCACGACCTGCCGACCCTGGTGGCTACCCTGCGCAACATGCGCGACATGAAGGGCCCGCAGTTCCTCCATGTGGTGACCAAGAAAGGCAAGGGCTTCGCCCCGGCCGAACTGGATCCGATCGGCTACCACGCGATCACCAAGCTGGAAGCTCCCGGCAGTGCGCCGAAGAAGACCGGCGGACCCAAGTATTCCAGCGTCTTCGGCCAGTGGCTGTGCGACATGGCCGCCCAGGACGCGCGCCTGCTCGGCATCACCCCGGCGATGAAGGAAGGTTCCGACCTGGTGGCCTTCAGCGAACGTTATCCGGAACGCTACTTCGACGTCGCCATCGCCGAACAGCATGCCGTGACCCTGGCCGCCGGCATGGCCTGCGAGGGCATGAAGCCGGTGGTAGCGATCTACTCGACCTTCCTCCAGCGCGCCTACGACCAGTTGATCCATGACGTCGCCGTGCAGCACCTCGACGTGCTGTTCGCCATCGACCGCGCCGGCCTGGTCGGCGAGGACGGCCCGACCCACGCCGGTAGCTTCGACATCTCCTACCTGCGCTGCATCCCCGGCATGCTGGTGATGACCCCCAGCGACGAGGACGAGCTGCGCAAGCTGCTCACCACCGGCTACCTGTTCGATGGCCCGGCCGCGGTGCGCTATCCGCGCGGCAGCGGCCCCAACCATCCGATCGATCCGGACCTGCAACCGGTGGAGATCGGCAAGGGCGTGGTCCGTCGGCGCGGCGGCAGGGTCGCACTGCTGGTCTTCGGCGTGCAGTTGGCGGAGGCGATGAAGGTCGCCGAAAGCCTCGACGCCACGGTCGTCGACATGCGTTTCGTCAAACCCCTCGACGAAGCCCTGGTACGCGAACTGGCGGGCAGCCACGAACTGCTGGTGACCATCGAGGAAAACGCCGTGATGGGCGGCGCCGGCTCGGCGGTCGGCGAGTTCCTCGCCAGCGAGGGCCTCGAAGTCCCGCTGCTGCAACTGGGCCTGCCCGACTACTACGTCGAACACGCCAAGCCCAGCGAGATGCTCGCCGAATGCGGCCTGGATGCCGCGGGCATCGAAAAGGCGGTACGCCAGCGTCTCGACCGGCAATAG
- a CDS encoding polyprenyl synthetase family protein yields the protein MIAAYQARCQARVDAALDALFVAPREELQRLYEAMRYSVMNGGKRVRPLLAYAACEALGGAPQRADAAACAVELIHAYSLVHDDLPAMDDDDLRRGQPTTHRAFDEATAILAADGLQALAFEVLADTRRNPQEHAVCLEMLTRLARAAGSAGMVGGQAIDLGSVGVALDQAALEVMHRHKTGALIEASVRLGALASGRAEPAALAALERYAEAIGLAFQVQDDILDVESDTATLGKTQGKDQAHNKPTYPALLGLEAAKGYALELRDLALAALDGFPPSADPLRQLARYIVERRN from the coding sequence ATGATCGCGGCCTACCAGGCGCGCTGCCAGGCGCGCGTCGATGCCGCCCTGGACGCCCTGTTCGTCGCTCCCCGCGAAGAACTGCAACGCCTCTACGAGGCCATGCGCTACAGCGTGATGAACGGTGGCAAGCGGGTTCGCCCGCTGCTCGCCTACGCCGCCTGCGAGGCCCTCGGCGGAGCGCCGCAGCGCGCCGACGCCGCGGCCTGCGCGGTGGAGCTGATCCATGCCTACTCGCTGGTCCACGACGACCTGCCGGCGATGGACGACGACGACCTGCGCCGTGGCCAGCCGACCACCCACCGGGCCTTCGACGAAGCCACCGCGATCCTCGCCGCCGACGGCTTGCAGGCGCTGGCCTTCGAAGTGCTCGCCGACACCCGGCGCAATCCGCAGGAACATGCCGTCTGTCTGGAAATGCTCACCCGCCTGGCGCGCGCCGCAGGCTCCGCCGGCATGGTCGGCGGCCAGGCGATCGACCTCGGCTCGGTCGGCGTGGCCCTCGACCAGGCGGCTCTGGAAGTCATGCACCGGCACAAGACCGGCGCGCTGATCGAAGCCAGCGTGCGCCTCGGCGCCCTCGCCAGCGGTCGCGCCGAGCCCGCCGCGCTGGCCGCCCTGGAGCGCTACGCCGAAGCGATCGGCCTGGCCTTCCAGGTGCAGGACGACATCCTCGACGTGGAAAGCGACACCGCCACCCTCGGCAAGACCCAGGGCAAGGACCAGGCGCACAACAAGCCGACCTATCCCGCCCTGCTCGGCCTGGAGGCCGCCAAAGGCTATGCCCTGGAGCTGCGCGACCTGGCCCTGGCCGCCCTCGACGGTTTTCCGCCGAGCGCCGACCCGCTGCGCCAACTGGCCCGCTACATCGTCGAGCGACGCAACTGA
- a CDS encoding exodeoxyribonuclease VII small subunit: protein MARKKTLDFEQSLTELQTLVERLESGELSLEESLGAFEQGIRLTRECQTSLSQAEQKVQILLERDGELSEAPFDAEGDEA, encoded by the coding sequence ATGGCCCGCAAGAAAACCCTCGATTTCGAACAGTCCCTCACCGAGCTGCAAACCCTGGTGGAACGCCTGGAAAGCGGCGAGCTGTCGCTGGAAGAGTCGCTGGGCGCCTTCGAGCAGGGCATCCGCCTGACCCGCGAATGCCAGACGTCGCTGAGCCAGGCCGAACAGAAGGTACAGATCCTCCTCGAACGCGACGGCGAGCTCAGCGAAGCGCCGTTCGATGCGGAAGGCGACGAGGCATGA
- a CDS encoding mandelate racemase/muconate lactonizing enzyme family protein yields the protein MRIQEVRERSIPLSRYAGVAAATGGLSTSLVAVLTDTVRDGRRVVGYGHASVGRYAQGGLIRERFAPRLLGAPADSLASDDGSGIDPLRAWDLMMRDEKPGGHGERCVAVGALDMALWDAAAKAAGLPLHRFLARRLGLAEDYPQRVPVYAGGGYPYPHDDLGRLEEELRRFVDLGYTHAKIKIGAAGLDQDRRRIDRALRVLGDASRLAVDAMNRYDAEGAVDAAKALAPLGLWWFEDICDPHDFPTQAEVADIYPGPIGAGEALFSLAEARLLDLYGGLRRERDVLVFDPVHCYGLPGYLAILDHLCPRGWPRAAFRPHAGYLFSLHLVAALRLGWAEATPSAFRPFDDFAGALPFSSGLAGLPQSPGIGFERQATLAGLFRKLLEA from the coding sequence ATGCGCATCCAGGAGGTCCGGGAACGCAGTATTCCCCTTTCCCGTTACGCCGGCGTGGCGGCTGCCACCGGTGGTTTGAGCACCAGCCTGGTGGCGGTGCTCACCGATACCGTGCGCGACGGTCGGCGTGTGGTCGGCTACGGCCACGCCTCGGTAGGGCGCTACGCCCAGGGCGGGCTGATCCGCGAGCGTTTCGCCCCGCGCCTGCTGGGGGCTCCGGCGGACAGCCTGGCGAGCGACGACGGCAGTGGCATCGATCCGTTGCGTGCCTGGGACCTGATGATGCGCGACGAGAAGCCCGGCGGCCACGGCGAACGCTGCGTCGCGGTGGGCGCCCTGGACATGGCGCTGTGGGATGCCGCGGCCAAGGCCGCCGGCCTGCCGCTGCATCGCTTCCTGGCGCGACGCCTGGGGCTGGCGGAAGACTATCCGCAGCGCGTACCGGTCTACGCCGGCGGCGGCTACCCCTATCCGCACGACGACCTGGGACGCCTGGAAGAGGAACTGCGGCGCTTCGTCGATCTCGGCTACACCCACGCCAAGATCAAGATCGGCGCGGCCGGGCTGGACCAGGACCGGCGCCGTATCGACAGGGCGCTGCGGGTTCTCGGCGACGCTTCGCGGCTGGCGGTCGACGCGATGAACCGCTACGACGCGGAGGGCGCGGTCGACGCAGCGAAAGCCCTGGCGCCGCTGGGGTTGTGGTGGTTCGAGGACATCTGCGACCCCCACGATTTCCCTACCCAGGCCGAAGTGGCGGATATCTATCCGGGGCCCATCGGTGCCGGCGAGGCCTTGTTCTCCCTGGCCGAGGCTCGCTTGCTGGATCTCTATGGCGGCTTGCGGCGGGAGCGCGACGTGCTGGTGTTCGACCCCGTGCATTGCTATGGCCTGCCGGGCTACCTGGCGATACTCGACCACCTGTGCCCCCGGGGTTGGCCGCGCGCGGCCTTCCGCCCGCACGCCGGCTACCTGTTCAGCCTGCACCTGGTGGCGGCCCTGCGCCTGGGTTGGGCCGAGGCTACGCCGTCGGCTTTCCGGCCATTCGACGATTTCGCCGGTGCCCTGCCGTTTTCCTCGGGATTGGCGGGATTGCCACAATCGCCTGGTATCGGCTTCGAGCGCCAGGCGACACTTGCCGGGCTGTTCCGCAAGCTTCTGGAGGCCTAG
- a CDS encoding DUF4340 domain-containing protein produces the protein MRLGSIAGLALALALFAGTLGWLHERQQPSAQPPASRAWLPGLKPHQVTALCIATPGQPTIRARRDGKDWTLASKDGYPASGETIRQLLRSLADARLLEEKSASPENRERMGLSDQGKGQASRITLERGDAPPLVLLLGKRTSQGGQLVRQADDEGAWLIDRTVGLPVNDLALLDPRLTDLPFEQLRELTLSYGNGVRLNISRASEKDDGIRLRQFPSRPQLMGEAEAEQAARLFAALRLLEVAPAKASRQKPLLTFTLKSFAGGTLQGQLLELERQYWLQLTDSKGFADGQVSAIKGWRYRVEGLSPDTAPAPQLPKASPVKKSKPAKPSSPKC, from the coding sequence ATGCGCCTGGGTAGCATAGCGGGACTCGCTCTCGCCCTGGCGCTGTTCGCCGGAACCTTGGGCTGGCTCCACGAACGGCAGCAACCGTCCGCGCAACCGCCTGCGAGCCGCGCCTGGCTGCCAGGGCTGAAACCGCACCAGGTGACCGCGCTGTGCATCGCCACCCCCGGCCAACCGACGATCCGCGCCAGGCGCGATGGCAAGGACTGGACGCTCGCCAGCAAGGACGGCTATCCCGCCTCGGGGGAAACCATCCGGCAGCTGTTGCGCAGCCTGGCCGACGCGCGCCTGCTGGAGGAAAAGAGCGCCTCGCCGGAAAACCGCGAACGCATGGGACTCTCCGACCAGGGCAAGGGCCAGGCCAGCCGGATCACCCTGGAGCGCGGCGACGCGCCGCCGCTGGTCCTATTGCTGGGCAAGCGCACCTCGCAGGGCGGGCAGTTGGTCAGGCAGGCCGACGATGAGGGGGCCTGGCTGATCGACCGAACGGTCGGCCTGCCGGTCAACGACCTGGCCCTGCTCGACCCTCGGTTGACCGACCTGCCATTCGAACAGTTGCGCGAGCTGACCCTGTCCTATGGCAACGGTGTACGGCTGAACATTTCCCGAGCCAGCGAAAAGGACGATGGCATCCGCCTGCGACAGTTCCCATCCAGGCCACAGTTGATGGGCGAGGCGGAAGCCGAGCAGGCCGCACGCCTGTTCGCTGCGCTCAGGCTGCTGGAGGTCGCGCCGGCCAAGGCCTCGCGGCAAAAACCGCTGCTGACCTTCACGCTCAAGAGTTTCGCCGGCGGCACGCTGCAGGGCCAGCTTCTGGAACTGGAGCGCCAGTACTGGTTGCAACTGACCGACAGCAAGGGCTTCGCCGACGGGCAGGTCTCAGCCATCAAGGGTTGGCGCTACCGCGTGGAGGGTCTGAGTCCGGATACCGCTCCCGCGCCCCAGCTACCCAAGGCGTCGCCGGTGAAGAAAAGCAAGCCGGCCAAGCCCTCGTCGCCCAAGTGCTGA
- a CDS encoding GldG family protein, producing the protein MKRTLYSGVGLLLVGLLFLAFNLLSSLLLRDQQFDLTQQKLYTFSAGTQEVLDSLDEPLNLYLFFSKSRASDLPALRNYARRVEEVLDLYARRSHGNVRLFVIDPLPFSDDEDRAARFGLQAPPIGPNGEAIYFGLAATNPTDGLQVIPFFSPEEEPLLEYDLSRLVQALAQRERTVVGLMSSLPMAGQAPTDGQPGSRPWAVMDKLYQQFDIRTLGLASTEIPAEVSVLMLVHPRQLSEQTQYAIDQFVLRGGKLLAFVDPLSLADADGGKSSDLAPLLRSWGVQLRPDTLLADASFAMIKPNAERRPERNPTWLHLPGDTFPHDNVLTTGLESLNLASVGLLEPLGGASTRFIPLLHSSAHSMPLSLERFRQSSTEQLNATLVPTGEHYVLAAKVEGPATSAFPADRGKQGEGLSDSANIHVLLVADTDLLSNPLWLQEQPGHNEPQVWADNDLFVGNALDYLSGSDALIDLRSRGHTKRPFTRVEALRREAGMRAQEQLNALQQSLNDTDKNLRTLQQSMDAGDQEVTPEMEATLRRFIDDKLRIRQQLRQLQFQLNADVERLAEQVKLANTVLLPALLTLLLLLHWSWRSMRRRRG; encoded by the coding sequence ATGAAACGAACCCTGTACTCGGGCGTCGGCCTGCTGCTGGTCGGCCTGCTGTTCCTCGCTTTCAACCTGCTGTCCAGCCTGCTGCTGCGCGACCAGCAGTTCGACCTCACCCAGCAGAAGCTCTACACCTTCAGCGCCGGCACCCAGGAAGTCCTCGACAGTCTCGACGAACCGCTCAACCTCTACCTGTTCTTTTCGAAAAGCCGCGCCAGTGACCTGCCCGCCCTGCGCAACTACGCCCGCCGCGTCGAGGAAGTGCTGGACCTCTATGCACGGCGGAGCCATGGCAATGTCCGATTGTTCGTGATCGATCCCCTGCCATTCTCCGACGACGAGGACCGTGCCGCGCGCTTCGGCCTGCAGGCGCCGCCCATCGGCCCGAATGGCGAAGCCATCTACTTTGGCCTGGCGGCCACCAACCCGACCGACGGCCTCCAGGTGATCCCGTTCTTCTCGCCGGAAGAAGAGCCGCTTCTGGAATACGATCTCAGCCGCCTGGTCCAGGCACTCGCACAGCGGGAACGCACGGTAGTCGGCCTGATGAGCTCGCTGCCGATGGCCGGGCAGGCGCCCACCGACGGGCAGCCGGGCAGCAGGCCCTGGGCGGTGATGGACAAGCTCTACCAACAGTTCGACATCCGCACCCTGGGGCTCGCTTCGACGGAAATCCCCGCCGAAGTCTCGGTGTTGATGCTGGTGCACCCCAGGCAATTGTCCGAACAGACCCAATACGCCATCGACCAGTTCGTCCTGCGCGGCGGCAAGCTGCTGGCCTTCGTCGACCCTCTGAGTCTCGCCGATGCAGACGGCGGGAAAAGCTCCGACCTGGCCCCGTTGCTGCGTTCCTGGGGCGTCCAGTTGCGGCCGGATACCCTGCTGGCGGATGCCTCGTTCGCCATGATCAAGCCCAACGCCGAACGTCGCCCGGAGCGCAATCCGACCTGGCTGCACCTCCCCGGCGACACGTTCCCCCACGACAACGTGCTGACCACCGGCCTGGAAAGCCTCAACCTCGCCAGCGTCGGCCTGCTCGAACCTCTCGGCGGAGCCTCGACGCGCTTCATTCCGTTGCTGCACAGCTCGGCGCACAGCATGCCGCTGTCGCTGGAGCGCTTCCGCCAATCCTCGACGGAGCAGCTCAACGCCACCCTGGTCCCGACCGGAGAACACTACGTGCTGGCCGCCAAGGTCGAGGGGCCGGCGACGAGTGCCTTCCCCGCGGACCGCGGGAAGCAAGGCGAAGGCCTGAGCGACAGCGCGAACATCCATGTGCTGTTGGTCGCCGATACGGACCTGCTGAGCAATCCGCTCTGGCTCCAGGAACAGCCCGGCCACAACGAGCCGCAGGTATGGGCGGACAACGACCTGTTCGTCGGCAATGCCCTCGACTATCTCTCCGGTTCGGACGCGCTGATCGACCTACGCTCGCGAGGCCATACGAAGCGCCCGTTCACCCGCGTGGAAGCGCTCCGACGCGAAGCCGGGATGCGCGCCCAGGAACAGCTCAACGCGCTGCAGCAGAGCCTCAACGACACCGACAAGAACCTGCGCACCTTGCAGCAATCGATGGACGCCGGCGACCAGGAGGTGACTCCGGAAATGGAAGCGACGCTGCGCCGCTTCATCGATGACAAATTGCGCATCCGCCAGCAACTGCGTCAATTGCAGTTCCAGCTGAATGCCGATGTCGAGCGCCTGGCGGAACAGGTGAAACTGGCCAATACGGTCCTGCTGCCGGCGCTCCTCACCCTGCTCCTCCTGCTGCATTGGAGCTGGCGCAGCATGCGCCGGAGGAGGGGCTGA
- a CDS encoding ABC transporter permease has translation MTAIGTIFRRELGSYFATPLAYVFTLIFLVLSGVATFYLGDFFERGQADLAPFFSSLPWLYLLLIPALAMRLWAEERKSGSIEMLMTLPVSRATLVTGKFLAAWFCAGLALLLTFPMPLTVNYLGSPDNGAIIAGYLAGWLLSGGYLAIGSCMSALAKNQIIAFALTVLVCLLFVGAGTPHVQQALSGWLPQWLLDGIASLSVLVRFEALGRGVLDVRDLAYFCSLIVAWLVATTIVIDLKKAA, from the coding sequence ATGACCGCCATCGGCACCATTTTTAGACGCGAGCTGGGCAGCTATTTCGCCACGCCGCTCGCCTATGTGTTCACCCTGATCTTCCTCGTCCTCTCTGGCGTGGCCACCTTCTACCTGGGCGACTTCTTCGAGCGCGGCCAGGCCGACCTGGCGCCGTTCTTTTCCAGCCTGCCCTGGCTCTACCTCCTGCTGATCCCCGCGCTGGCCATGCGCCTGTGGGCCGAGGAGCGCAAGTCCGGCTCCATCGAGATGCTGATGACCCTGCCCGTCTCCCGCGCCACCCTGGTCACCGGCAAGTTCCTGGCGGCCTGGTTCTGCGCCGGGCTGGCGTTGCTGCTGACCTTCCCGATGCCGCTGACGGTGAACTACCTCGGCTCGCCCGACAACGGCGCGATCATCGCCGGCTACCTGGCCGGCTGGCTGCTGTCCGGCGGCTACCTGGCCATCGGATCCTGCATGTCGGCGCTGGCGAAGAACCAGATCATCGCCTTTGCCCTGACCGTTCTCGTCTGCCTGCTGTTCGTCGGCGCCGGCACTCCCCACGTACAACAGGCGCTCTCCGGCTGGCTTCCGCAATGGCTGCTGGACGGCATTGCCTCGCTGAGCGTGCTGGTCCGTTTCGAGGCGCTCGGCCGGGGCGTGCTCGACGTCCGCGACCTGGCCTACTTCTGCAGCCTGATCGTCGCCTGGCTGGTCGCCACCACCATCGTCATCGACCTGAAAAAGGCAGCGTAG
- a CDS encoding ABC transporter ATP-binding protein, with translation MIDIDRLSKRFSGRTVVNDLSFRIDRGEIVGLLGPNGAGKSTTLKMLSGFLAPSAGSIRIFGFDMQDKARQAQKLIGYLPENAPSYGEMTVEGFLAFVASIRDYSGREKRRRIDSAMDCMELRDERRSIIETLSKGFKRRVALAQAILHDPELLLLDEPTDGLDPNQKHQVRQLVKNLSESKIVVISTHILEEVSFMCSRALVINGGRLLADNTPGELRTRSRYHHAVSLSIEAPVDPLAIAMLPGVAGIEGCPDRAGTLTILARPGAQILPALNRLIHGSGWRVSGVRTEHGQLEEVFRQLTRETPA, from the coding sequence ATGATCGACATAGACAGACTGAGCAAACGCTTTTCCGGCCGGACGGTGGTAAACGACTTGAGCTTCCGCATCGACCGGGGAGAGATCGTCGGTCTCCTCGGCCCAAACGGAGCGGGCAAGTCGACCACCCTGAAGATGCTTTCCGGCTTCCTCGCGCCGAGCGCCGGCAGCATACGCATCTTCGGCTTCGACATGCAGGACAAGGCGCGCCAGGCGCAGAAGCTGATCGGCTACCTGCCGGAGAACGCTCCCAGCTACGGAGAAATGACGGTCGAGGGCTTTCTCGCCTTCGTCGCGTCCATCCGCGACTACAGCGGACGGGAAAAACGTCGGCGCATCGACAGCGCCATGGACTGCATGGAGCTGCGGGATGAGCGCAGGAGCATCATCGAAACCCTGTCCAAGGGCTTCAAGCGTCGCGTCGCGCTGGCCCAGGCGATCCTCCACGATCCCGAGCTGCTCCTGCTCGACGAGCCCACCGACGGCCTCGACCCGAACCAGAAGCACCAGGTCCGGCAACTGGTGAAGAACCTCTCGGAAAGCAAGATCGTGGTGATTTCCACGCACATCCTCGAGGAAGTCTCGTTCATGTGCAGCCGCGCCCTGGTGATCAACGGCGGCCGCTTGCTGGCCGACAACACCCCGGGCGAACTCAGGACCCGCAGCCGCTACCACCATGCCGTCAGCCTCAGCATCGAAGCACCGGTAGACCCGCTGGCCATCGCCATGCTCCCCGGCGTCGCCGGTATAGAAGGATGCCCCGACCGGGCCGGCACCCTGACCATCCTGGCCCGCCCCGGCGCGCAGATCCTTCCCGCGCTCAACCGCCTGATCCACGGCAGCGGCTGGCGGGTATCCGGGGTGCGTACCGAACACGGCCAACTGGAAGAAGTGTTCCGCCAACTGACCCGAGAAACCCCCGCATGA